The Garra rufa chromosome 18, GarRuf1.0, whole genome shotgun sequence genome window below encodes:
- the snphb gene encoding syntaphilin isoform X5: MSSPSNKRSGSGSRKFNLLKALQPKHRLQQMLSSPTASPVRSPAPVSNRDPYGNASLSSSSNSGSCKGSDGSPTHRRHIKYTSCNDNHGIRPPPPEQYLTPLQQKEVCIRHLRARLKETIERLQDRDSEVDELRTQLSRMQEDWIEEECHRVEAQLALKEARREIQQLKQVVDVVSSSLGDTDTGVQKCFQDINLQNHKLESLLQSMELAQIGTTKTGEALAGGGVVGAGLEVSEGLAGSSEGSPAHSLTRSSTYTKLSDQTGQERGGNENGCDIPCLSGEGTQDSGFVCCGESGRGASKADLLLEAAFLSQETASLLNAYSRLPHSSTYEALSNSEPRVVPLRCGGIGTGASVSVSHPCLSHHHLYLHHLREQGIQTDYDHAPASAPAHGPSTSFNSDLDTIAERTFRSQACSPTSTWMSDEGDDLESVDTESAITATVATTSVITDFSTKSAPAVTMEPWAPTASVPKGPATLIPMESSVKETTVSEPLTVLPITTTALTTETIGSNSVEPVTDPLPNPGTSPCSTQPLVETEEEPLPQTTQPRSVLTEAGVDGDHVVNIGADDDDDDEVDESATNTESKSSGCGLPAKNYWSRHFLVDLLAVVVPVVPTVAWFCRGPHRVGQPMYHFGSLLRGCCTVALHSLRRGGGLRHYPAGGGGAGGMSI; encoded by the exons ATGTCTTCGCCTTCAAATAAAAGATCTGGCTCTGGATCACGCAA ATTCAACCTGCTGAAGGCCCTACAGCCTAAGCATCGCTTGCAACAAATGCTGTCGTCTCCCACTGCGTCCCCTGT ACGGAGCCCAGCACCTGTCAGTAACCGTGATCCCTATGGAAATGCCTCTCTCAGCAGCAGTAGCAATTCAGGGTCATGCAAGGGCAGTGATGGAAGCCCAACCCATAG GCGTCACATAAAATACACCTCCTGCAATGATAACCATGGTATCCGACCCCCTCCACCTGAGCAATACCTTACCCCACTGCAACAGAAAGAGGTGTGTATCAGACACCTCAGAGCACGGCTCAAAGAAACCATCGAAAGACTGCAGGACAG GGACTCTGAGGTTGATGAGTTGCGTACTCAGCTGTCTCGTATGCAAGAGGATTGGATTGAAGAGGAGTGCCACCGCGTGGAGGCCCAGCTGGCTCTGAAGGAGGCTCGCAGGGAGATCCAGCAGCTTAAGCAGGTTGTCGATGTCGTCAGCTCCAGTCTGGGAGACACCGACACTGGAGTGCAAAAGTGCTTCCAAGACATAAACCTCCAGAACCACAAGCTGGAGTCTTTATTGCAGAGCATGGAGCTGGCTCAGATTGGGACCACCAAAACAGGAGAAGCCCTGGCAGGTGGAGGGGTGGTGGGGGCAGGGCTGGAGGTCAGCGAGGGCCTGGCGGGGTCTTCCGAAGGCTCCCCAGCTCACTCGCTTACCCGCAGCTCTACCTACACCAAGCTAAGCGATCAGACTGGCCAGGAACGTGGCGGTAATGAAAACGGATGTGATATTCCATGTCTGTCAGGCGAGGGCACGCAGGACAGCGGGTTTGTTTGCTGCGGAGAAAGTGGAAGAGGAGCAAGCAAGGCAGACCTACTCCTGGAGGCTGCGTTTTTGTCCCAAGAGACAGCCTCGCTGCTCAATGCGTACTCCCGCCTGCCACACTCCTCTACCTATGAGGCACTAAGCAACAGCGAGCCGAGAGTTGTGCCACTCCGCTGCGGTGGAATCGGGACGGGGGCCTCTGTTAGTGTAAGTCATCCAtgtctgtcacatcatcacttaTACCTGCATCACCTGCGTGAGCAAGGCATTCAAACTGACTACGACCATGCCCCTGCTTCGGCTCCTGCCCATGGTCCCAGTACATCCTTCAACTCTGATCTGGACACTATTGCTGAGCGCACCTTCCGCTCTCAGGCCTGCAGTCCAACCTCTACCTGGATGTCTGACGAGGGAGATGATCTCGAGTCGGTAGACACAGAATCAGCCATTACAGCAACAGTTGCCACAACTTCTGTCATCACAGACTTTTCCACCAAGTCTGCACCAGCTGTTACAATGGAGCCTTGGGCACCAACTGCATCTGTTCCAAAAGGACCTGCAACTTTGATCCCCATGGAGTCCTCAGTCAAGGAGACAACTGTTTCAGAGCCCCTTACAGTCTTACCAATCACCACAACAGCTTTAACCACAGAGACCATTGGATCCAACTCTGTTGAACCTGTAACAGACCCTTTACCAAACCCTGGCACTTCCCCTTGCTCCACTCAGCCATTGGTTGAGACAGAAGAGGAGCCCCTTCCACAGACCACTCAGCCTCGTAGTGTTCTAACAGAGGCTGGGGTTGACGGAGATCATGTCGTAAATATAGGtgcagatgatgatgatgatgatgaggttGACGAGAGTGCTACGAACACAGAGTCCAAGTCGTCTGGCTGCGGTTTACCGGCAAAGAACTACTGGAGCCGGCACTTCCTAGTGGATTTGCTTGCGGTGGTCGTGCCAGTGGTCCCGACAGTTGCATGGTTCTGTCGGGGTCCACATCGTGTTGGTCAGCCAATGTACCATTTTGGGTCTCTATTGCGGGGTTGCTGCACCGTAGCCCTCCATTCCCTGCGTCGAGGAGGGGGCCTTCGGCACTACCCCGCAGGAGGAGGTGGTGCAGGGGGAATGAGTATATGA
- the snphb gene encoding syntaphilin isoform X2, translated as MSSPSNKRSGSGSRKFNLLKALQPKHRLQQMLSSPTASPVFDYCRFIELDYTPMESGIMVSMRQSRGFLTPKSPEHHCRRSPAPVSNRDPYGNASLSSSSNSGSCKGSDGSPTHRRHIKYTSCNDNHGIRPPPPEQYLTPLQQKEVCIRHLRARLKETIERLQDRDSEVDELRTQLSRMQEDWIEEECHRVEAQLALKEARREIQQLKQVVDVVSSSLGDTDTGVQKCFQDINLQNHKLESLLQSMELAQIGTTKTGEALAGGGVVGAGLEVSEGLAGSSEGSPAHSLTRSSTYTKLSDQTGQERGGNENGCDIPCLSGEGTQDSGFVCCGESGRGASKADLLLEAAFLSQETASLLNAYSRLPHSSTYEALSNSEPRVVPLRCGGIGTGASVSVSHPCLSHHHLYLHHLREQGIQTDYDHAPASAPAHGPSTSFNSDLDTIAERTFRSQACSPTSTWMSDEGDDLESVDTESAITATVATTSVITDFSTKSAPAVTMEPWAPTASVPKGPATLIPMESSVKETTVSEPLTVLPITTTALTTETIGSNSVEPVTDPLPNPGTSPCSTQPLVETEEEPLPQTTQPRSVLTEAGVDGDHVVNIGADDDDDDEVDESATNTESKSSGCGLPAKNYWSRHFLVDLLAVVVPVVPTVAWFCRGPHRVGQPMYHFGSLLRGCCTVALHSLRRGGGLRHYPAGGGGAGGMSI; from the exons ATGTCTTCGCCTTCAAATAAAAGATCTGGCTCTGGATCACGCAA ATTCAACCTGCTGAAGGCCCTACAGCCTAAGCATCGCTTGCAACAAATGCTGTCGTCTCCCACTGCGTCCCCTGT TTTTGACTATTGCAGGTTTATAGAGCTAGACTACACACCCATGGAGTCAGGCATTATGGTCTCTATGAGACAGAGCAGAGGATTTCTGACACCAAAGTCCCCGGAACACCACTGTCG ACGGAGCCCAGCACCTGTCAGTAACCGTGATCCCTATGGAAATGCCTCTCTCAGCAGCAGTAGCAATTCAGGGTCATGCAAGGGCAGTGATGGAAGCCCAACCCATAG GCGTCACATAAAATACACCTCCTGCAATGATAACCATGGTATCCGACCCCCTCCACCTGAGCAATACCTTACCCCACTGCAACAGAAAGAGGTGTGTATCAGACACCTCAGAGCACGGCTCAAAGAAACCATCGAAAGACTGCAGGACAG GGACTCTGAGGTTGATGAGTTGCGTACTCAGCTGTCTCGTATGCAAGAGGATTGGATTGAAGAGGAGTGCCACCGCGTGGAGGCCCAGCTGGCTCTGAAGGAGGCTCGCAGGGAGATCCAGCAGCTTAAGCAGGTTGTCGATGTCGTCAGCTCCAGTCTGGGAGACACCGACACTGGAGTGCAAAAGTGCTTCCAAGACATAAACCTCCAGAACCACAAGCTGGAGTCTTTATTGCAGAGCATGGAGCTGGCTCAGATTGGGACCACCAAAACAGGAGAAGCCCTGGCAGGTGGAGGGGTGGTGGGGGCAGGGCTGGAGGTCAGCGAGGGCCTGGCGGGGTCTTCCGAAGGCTCCCCAGCTCACTCGCTTACCCGCAGCTCTACCTACACCAAGCTAAGCGATCAGACTGGCCAGGAACGTGGCGGTAATGAAAACGGATGTGATATTCCATGTCTGTCAGGCGAGGGCACGCAGGACAGCGGGTTTGTTTGCTGCGGAGAAAGTGGAAGAGGAGCAAGCAAGGCAGACCTACTCCTGGAGGCTGCGTTTTTGTCCCAAGAGACAGCCTCGCTGCTCAATGCGTACTCCCGCCTGCCACACTCCTCTACCTATGAGGCACTAAGCAACAGCGAGCCGAGAGTTGTGCCACTCCGCTGCGGTGGAATCGGGACGGGGGCCTCTGTTAGTGTAAGTCATCCAtgtctgtcacatcatcacttaTACCTGCATCACCTGCGTGAGCAAGGCATTCAAACTGACTACGACCATGCCCCTGCTTCGGCTCCTGCCCATGGTCCCAGTACATCCTTCAACTCTGATCTGGACACTATTGCTGAGCGCACCTTCCGCTCTCAGGCCTGCAGTCCAACCTCTACCTGGATGTCTGACGAGGGAGATGATCTCGAGTCGGTAGACACAGAATCAGCCATTACAGCAACAGTTGCCACAACTTCTGTCATCACAGACTTTTCCACCAAGTCTGCACCAGCTGTTACAATGGAGCCTTGGGCACCAACTGCATCTGTTCCAAAAGGACCTGCAACTTTGATCCCCATGGAGTCCTCAGTCAAGGAGACAACTGTTTCAGAGCCCCTTACAGTCTTACCAATCACCACAACAGCTTTAACCACAGAGACCATTGGATCCAACTCTGTTGAACCTGTAACAGACCCTTTACCAAACCCTGGCACTTCCCCTTGCTCCACTCAGCCATTGGTTGAGACAGAAGAGGAGCCCCTTCCACAGACCACTCAGCCTCGTAGTGTTCTAACAGAGGCTGGGGTTGACGGAGATCATGTCGTAAATATAGGtgcagatgatgatgatgatgatgaggttGACGAGAGTGCTACGAACACAGAGTCCAAGTCGTCTGGCTGCGGTTTACCGGCAAAGAACTACTGGAGCCGGCACTTCCTAGTGGATTTGCTTGCGGTGGTCGTGCCAGTGGTCCCGACAGTTGCATGGTTCTGTCGGGGTCCACATCGTGTTGGTCAGCCAATGTACCATTTTGGGTCTCTATTGCGGGGTTGCTGCACCGTAGCCCTCCATTCCCTGCGTCGAGGAGGGGGCCTTCGGCACTACCCCGCAGGAGGAGGTGGTGCAGGGGGAATGAGTATATGA
- the snphb gene encoding syntaphilin isoform X3, producing the protein MSSPSNKRSGSGSRNFDYCRFIELDYTPMESGIMVSMRQSRGFLTPKSPEHHCRRSPAPVSNRDPYGNASLSSSSNSGSCKGSDGSPTHRRHIKYTSCNDNHGIRPPPPEQYLTPLQQKEVCIRHLRARLKETIERLQDRDSEVDELRTQLSRMQEDWIEEECHRVEAQLALKEARREIQQLKQVVDVVSSSLGDTDTGVQKCFQDINLQNHKLESLLQSMELAQIGTTKTGEALAGGGVVGAGLEVSEGLAGSSEGSPAHSLTRSSTYTKLSDQTGQERGGNENGCDIPCLSGEGTQDSGFVCCGESGRGASKADLLLEAAFLSQETASLLNAYSRLPHSSTYEALSNSEPRVVPLRCGGIGTGASVSVSHPCLSHHHLYLHHLREQGIQTDYDHAPASAPAHGPSTSFNSDLDTIAERTFRSQACSPTSTWMSDEGDDLESVDTESAITATVATTSVITDFSTKSAPAVTMEPWAPTASVPKGPATLIPMESSVKETTVSEPLTVLPITTTALTTETIGSNSVEPVTDPLPNPGTSPCSTQPLVETEEEPLPQTTQPRSVLTEAGVDGDHVVNIGADDDDDDEVDESATNTESKSSGCGLPAKNYWSRHFLVDLLAVVVPVVPTVAWFCRGPHRVGQPMYHFGSLLRGCCTVALHSLRRGGGLRHYPAGGGGAGGMSI; encoded by the exons ATGTCTTCGCCTTCAAATAAAAGATCTGGCTCTGGATCACGCAA TTTTGACTATTGCAGGTTTATAGAGCTAGACTACACACCCATGGAGTCAGGCATTATGGTCTCTATGAGACAGAGCAGAGGATTTCTGACACCAAAGTCCCCGGAACACCACTGTCG ACGGAGCCCAGCACCTGTCAGTAACCGTGATCCCTATGGAAATGCCTCTCTCAGCAGCAGTAGCAATTCAGGGTCATGCAAGGGCAGTGATGGAAGCCCAACCCATAG GCGTCACATAAAATACACCTCCTGCAATGATAACCATGGTATCCGACCCCCTCCACCTGAGCAATACCTTACCCCACTGCAACAGAAAGAGGTGTGTATCAGACACCTCAGAGCACGGCTCAAAGAAACCATCGAAAGACTGCAGGACAG GGACTCTGAGGTTGATGAGTTGCGTACTCAGCTGTCTCGTATGCAAGAGGATTGGATTGAAGAGGAGTGCCACCGCGTGGAGGCCCAGCTGGCTCTGAAGGAGGCTCGCAGGGAGATCCAGCAGCTTAAGCAGGTTGTCGATGTCGTCAGCTCCAGTCTGGGAGACACCGACACTGGAGTGCAAAAGTGCTTCCAAGACATAAACCTCCAGAACCACAAGCTGGAGTCTTTATTGCAGAGCATGGAGCTGGCTCAGATTGGGACCACCAAAACAGGAGAAGCCCTGGCAGGTGGAGGGGTGGTGGGGGCAGGGCTGGAGGTCAGCGAGGGCCTGGCGGGGTCTTCCGAAGGCTCCCCAGCTCACTCGCTTACCCGCAGCTCTACCTACACCAAGCTAAGCGATCAGACTGGCCAGGAACGTGGCGGTAATGAAAACGGATGTGATATTCCATGTCTGTCAGGCGAGGGCACGCAGGACAGCGGGTTTGTTTGCTGCGGAGAAAGTGGAAGAGGAGCAAGCAAGGCAGACCTACTCCTGGAGGCTGCGTTTTTGTCCCAAGAGACAGCCTCGCTGCTCAATGCGTACTCCCGCCTGCCACACTCCTCTACCTATGAGGCACTAAGCAACAGCGAGCCGAGAGTTGTGCCACTCCGCTGCGGTGGAATCGGGACGGGGGCCTCTGTTAGTGTAAGTCATCCAtgtctgtcacatcatcacttaTACCTGCATCACCTGCGTGAGCAAGGCATTCAAACTGACTACGACCATGCCCCTGCTTCGGCTCCTGCCCATGGTCCCAGTACATCCTTCAACTCTGATCTGGACACTATTGCTGAGCGCACCTTCCGCTCTCAGGCCTGCAGTCCAACCTCTACCTGGATGTCTGACGAGGGAGATGATCTCGAGTCGGTAGACACAGAATCAGCCATTACAGCAACAGTTGCCACAACTTCTGTCATCACAGACTTTTCCACCAAGTCTGCACCAGCTGTTACAATGGAGCCTTGGGCACCAACTGCATCTGTTCCAAAAGGACCTGCAACTTTGATCCCCATGGAGTCCTCAGTCAAGGAGACAACTGTTTCAGAGCCCCTTACAGTCTTACCAATCACCACAACAGCTTTAACCACAGAGACCATTGGATCCAACTCTGTTGAACCTGTAACAGACCCTTTACCAAACCCTGGCACTTCCCCTTGCTCCACTCAGCCATTGGTTGAGACAGAAGAGGAGCCCCTTCCACAGACCACTCAGCCTCGTAGTGTTCTAACAGAGGCTGGGGTTGACGGAGATCATGTCGTAAATATAGGtgcagatgatgatgatgatgatgaggttGACGAGAGTGCTACGAACACAGAGTCCAAGTCGTCTGGCTGCGGTTTACCGGCAAAGAACTACTGGAGCCGGCACTTCCTAGTGGATTTGCTTGCGGTGGTCGTGCCAGTGGTCCCGACAGTTGCATGGTTCTGTCGGGGTCCACATCGTGTTGGTCAGCCAATGTACCATTTTGGGTCTCTATTGCGGGGTTGCTGCACCGTAGCCCTCCATTCCCTGCGTCGAGGAGGGGGCCTTCGGCACTACCCCGCAGGAGGAGGTGGTGCAGGGGGAATGAGTATATGA
- the snphb gene encoding syntaphilin isoform X6, whose amino-acid sequence MSSPSNKRSGSGSRKRSPAPVSNRDPYGNASLSSSSNSGSCKGSDGSPTHRRHIKYTSCNDNHGIRPPPPEQYLTPLQQKEVCIRHLRARLKETIERLQDRDSEVDELRTQLSRMQEDWIEEECHRVEAQLALKEARREIQQLKQVVDVVSSSLGDTDTGVQKCFQDINLQNHKLESLLQSMELAQIGTTKTGEALAGGGVVGAGLEVSEGLAGSSEGSPAHSLTRSSTYTKLSDQTGQERGGNENGCDIPCLSGEGTQDSGFVCCGESGRGASKADLLLEAAFLSQETASLLNAYSRLPHSSTYEALSNSEPRVVPLRCGGIGTGASVSVSHPCLSHHHLYLHHLREQGIQTDYDHAPASAPAHGPSTSFNSDLDTIAERTFRSQACSPTSTWMSDEGDDLESVDTESAITATVATTSVITDFSTKSAPAVTMEPWAPTASVPKGPATLIPMESSVKETTVSEPLTVLPITTTALTTETIGSNSVEPVTDPLPNPGTSPCSTQPLVETEEEPLPQTTQPRSVLTEAGVDGDHVVNIGADDDDDDEVDESATNTESKSSGCGLPAKNYWSRHFLVDLLAVVVPVVPTVAWFCRGPHRVGQPMYHFGSLLRGCCTVALHSLRRGGGLRHYPAGGGGAGGMSI is encoded by the exons ATGTCTTCGCCTTCAAATAAAAGATCTGGCTCTGGATCACGCAA ACGGAGCCCAGCACCTGTCAGTAACCGTGATCCCTATGGAAATGCCTCTCTCAGCAGCAGTAGCAATTCAGGGTCATGCAAGGGCAGTGATGGAAGCCCAACCCATAG GCGTCACATAAAATACACCTCCTGCAATGATAACCATGGTATCCGACCCCCTCCACCTGAGCAATACCTTACCCCACTGCAACAGAAAGAGGTGTGTATCAGACACCTCAGAGCACGGCTCAAAGAAACCATCGAAAGACTGCAGGACAG GGACTCTGAGGTTGATGAGTTGCGTACTCAGCTGTCTCGTATGCAAGAGGATTGGATTGAAGAGGAGTGCCACCGCGTGGAGGCCCAGCTGGCTCTGAAGGAGGCTCGCAGGGAGATCCAGCAGCTTAAGCAGGTTGTCGATGTCGTCAGCTCCAGTCTGGGAGACACCGACACTGGAGTGCAAAAGTGCTTCCAAGACATAAACCTCCAGAACCACAAGCTGGAGTCTTTATTGCAGAGCATGGAGCTGGCTCAGATTGGGACCACCAAAACAGGAGAAGCCCTGGCAGGTGGAGGGGTGGTGGGGGCAGGGCTGGAGGTCAGCGAGGGCCTGGCGGGGTCTTCCGAAGGCTCCCCAGCTCACTCGCTTACCCGCAGCTCTACCTACACCAAGCTAAGCGATCAGACTGGCCAGGAACGTGGCGGTAATGAAAACGGATGTGATATTCCATGTCTGTCAGGCGAGGGCACGCAGGACAGCGGGTTTGTTTGCTGCGGAGAAAGTGGAAGAGGAGCAAGCAAGGCAGACCTACTCCTGGAGGCTGCGTTTTTGTCCCAAGAGACAGCCTCGCTGCTCAATGCGTACTCCCGCCTGCCACACTCCTCTACCTATGAGGCACTAAGCAACAGCGAGCCGAGAGTTGTGCCACTCCGCTGCGGTGGAATCGGGACGGGGGCCTCTGTTAGTGTAAGTCATCCAtgtctgtcacatcatcacttaTACCTGCATCACCTGCGTGAGCAAGGCATTCAAACTGACTACGACCATGCCCCTGCTTCGGCTCCTGCCCATGGTCCCAGTACATCCTTCAACTCTGATCTGGACACTATTGCTGAGCGCACCTTCCGCTCTCAGGCCTGCAGTCCAACCTCTACCTGGATGTCTGACGAGGGAGATGATCTCGAGTCGGTAGACACAGAATCAGCCATTACAGCAACAGTTGCCACAACTTCTGTCATCACAGACTTTTCCACCAAGTCTGCACCAGCTGTTACAATGGAGCCTTGGGCACCAACTGCATCTGTTCCAAAAGGACCTGCAACTTTGATCCCCATGGAGTCCTCAGTCAAGGAGACAACTGTTTCAGAGCCCCTTACAGTCTTACCAATCACCACAACAGCTTTAACCACAGAGACCATTGGATCCAACTCTGTTGAACCTGTAACAGACCCTTTACCAAACCCTGGCACTTCCCCTTGCTCCACTCAGCCATTGGTTGAGACAGAAGAGGAGCCCCTTCCACAGACCACTCAGCCTCGTAGTGTTCTAACAGAGGCTGGGGTTGACGGAGATCATGTCGTAAATATAGGtgcagatgatgatgatgatgatgaggttGACGAGAGTGCTACGAACACAGAGTCCAAGTCGTCTGGCTGCGGTTTACCGGCAAAGAACTACTGGAGCCGGCACTTCCTAGTGGATTTGCTTGCGGTGGTCGTGCCAGTGGTCCCGACAGTTGCATGGTTCTGTCGGGGTCCACATCGTGTTGGTCAGCCAATGTACCATTTTGGGTCTCTATTGCGGGGTTGCTGCACCGTAGCCCTCCATTCCCTGCGTCGAGGAGGGGGCCTTCGGCACTACCCCGCAGGAGGAGGTGGTGCAGGGGGAATGAGTATATGA
- the snphb gene encoding syntaphilin isoform X1, translated as MSFKGDFAVEPSSVPLSHLCFLRFNLLKALQPKHRLQQMLSSPTASPVFDYCRFIELDYTPMESGIMVSMRQSRGFLTPKSPEHHCRRSPAPVSNRDPYGNASLSSSSNSGSCKGSDGSPTHRRHIKYTSCNDNHGIRPPPPEQYLTPLQQKEVCIRHLRARLKETIERLQDRDSEVDELRTQLSRMQEDWIEEECHRVEAQLALKEARREIQQLKQVVDVVSSSLGDTDTGVQKCFQDINLQNHKLESLLQSMELAQIGTTKTGEALAGGGVVGAGLEVSEGLAGSSEGSPAHSLTRSSTYTKLSDQTGQERGGNENGCDIPCLSGEGTQDSGFVCCGESGRGASKADLLLEAAFLSQETASLLNAYSRLPHSSTYEALSNSEPRVVPLRCGGIGTGASVSVSHPCLSHHHLYLHHLREQGIQTDYDHAPASAPAHGPSTSFNSDLDTIAERTFRSQACSPTSTWMSDEGDDLESVDTESAITATVATTSVITDFSTKSAPAVTMEPWAPTASVPKGPATLIPMESSVKETTVSEPLTVLPITTTALTTETIGSNSVEPVTDPLPNPGTSPCSTQPLVETEEEPLPQTTQPRSVLTEAGVDGDHVVNIGADDDDDDEVDESATNTESKSSGCGLPAKNYWSRHFLVDLLAVVVPVVPTVAWFCRGPHRVGQPMYHFGSLLRGCCTVALHSLRRGGGLRHYPAGGGGAGGMSI; from the exons ATgagttttaaaggtgattttgcagTAGAGCCCAGCTCTGTGCCTCTGTCTCATCTCTGTTTCCTCAGATTCAACCTGCTGAAGGCCCTACAGCCTAAGCATCGCTTGCAACAAATGCTGTCGTCTCCCACTGCGTCCCCTGT TTTTGACTATTGCAGGTTTATAGAGCTAGACTACACACCCATGGAGTCAGGCATTATGGTCTCTATGAGACAGAGCAGAGGATTTCTGACACCAAAGTCCCCGGAACACCACTGTCG ACGGAGCCCAGCACCTGTCAGTAACCGTGATCCCTATGGAAATGCCTCTCTCAGCAGCAGTAGCAATTCAGGGTCATGCAAGGGCAGTGATGGAAGCCCAACCCATAG GCGTCACATAAAATACACCTCCTGCAATGATAACCATGGTATCCGACCCCCTCCACCTGAGCAATACCTTACCCCACTGCAACAGAAAGAGGTGTGTATCAGACACCTCAGAGCACGGCTCAAAGAAACCATCGAAAGACTGCAGGACAG GGACTCTGAGGTTGATGAGTTGCGTACTCAGCTGTCTCGTATGCAAGAGGATTGGATTGAAGAGGAGTGCCACCGCGTGGAGGCCCAGCTGGCTCTGAAGGAGGCTCGCAGGGAGATCCAGCAGCTTAAGCAGGTTGTCGATGTCGTCAGCTCCAGTCTGGGAGACACCGACACTGGAGTGCAAAAGTGCTTCCAAGACATAAACCTCCAGAACCACAAGCTGGAGTCTTTATTGCAGAGCATGGAGCTGGCTCAGATTGGGACCACCAAAACAGGAGAAGCCCTGGCAGGTGGAGGGGTGGTGGGGGCAGGGCTGGAGGTCAGCGAGGGCCTGGCGGGGTCTTCCGAAGGCTCCCCAGCTCACTCGCTTACCCGCAGCTCTACCTACACCAAGCTAAGCGATCAGACTGGCCAGGAACGTGGCGGTAATGAAAACGGATGTGATATTCCATGTCTGTCAGGCGAGGGCACGCAGGACAGCGGGTTTGTTTGCTGCGGAGAAAGTGGAAGAGGAGCAAGCAAGGCAGACCTACTCCTGGAGGCTGCGTTTTTGTCCCAAGAGACAGCCTCGCTGCTCAATGCGTACTCCCGCCTGCCACACTCCTCTACCTATGAGGCACTAAGCAACAGCGAGCCGAGAGTTGTGCCACTCCGCTGCGGTGGAATCGGGACGGGGGCCTCTGTTAGTGTAAGTCATCCAtgtctgtcacatcatcacttaTACCTGCATCACCTGCGTGAGCAAGGCATTCAAACTGACTACGACCATGCCCCTGCTTCGGCTCCTGCCCATGGTCCCAGTACATCCTTCAACTCTGATCTGGACACTATTGCTGAGCGCACCTTCCGCTCTCAGGCCTGCAGTCCAACCTCTACCTGGATGTCTGACGAGGGAGATGATCTCGAGTCGGTAGACACAGAATCAGCCATTACAGCAACAGTTGCCACAACTTCTGTCATCACAGACTTTTCCACCAAGTCTGCACCAGCTGTTACAATGGAGCCTTGGGCACCAACTGCATCTGTTCCAAAAGGACCTGCAACTTTGATCCCCATGGAGTCCTCAGTCAAGGAGACAACTGTTTCAGAGCCCCTTACAGTCTTACCAATCACCACAACAGCTTTAACCACAGAGACCATTGGATCCAACTCTGTTGAACCTGTAACAGACCCTTTACCAAACCCTGGCACTTCCCCTTGCTCCACTCAGCCATTGGTTGAGACAGAAGAGGAGCCCCTTCCACAGACCACTCAGCCTCGTAGTGTTCTAACAGAGGCTGGGGTTGACGGAGATCATGTCGTAAATATAGGtgcagatgatgatgatgatgatgaggttGACGAGAGTGCTACGAACACAGAGTCCAAGTCGTCTGGCTGCGGTTTACCGGCAAAGAACTACTGGAGCCGGCACTTCCTAGTGGATTTGCTTGCGGTGGTCGTGCCAGTGGTCCCGACAGTTGCATGGTTCTGTCGGGGTCCACATCGTGTTGGTCAGCCAATGTACCATTTTGGGTCTCTATTGCGGGGTTGCTGCACCGTAGCCCTCCATTCCCTGCGTCGAGGAGGGGGCCTTCGGCACTACCCCGCAGGAGGAGGTGGTGCAGGGGGAATGAGTATATGA